One window from the genome of Firmicutes bacterium CAG:345 encodes:
- a CDS encoding transcriptional regulator AraC family (product inferred by homology to UniProt) yields the protein MKTTKITVELLSGTTLAIHPDNYYRHPLLYNVVQSGYVIGGLKHSVSRTGLNSYGLYGVTKGEVVLKTKNKTYKAHAGDTLFFSQQEDHTIINGGDIPYEAYFVYLYGPEVKGFYDSFQSKFEYIMTGFIPPSFVDAVRQITDMIRSGNENIYLISSLLYNMLTELLQKCDVSDKSTGITNAIKYVMEHYKEKITLDTLSSMAYMDKFYFIRQFHSLTGFTPKEYQNELRLNEAVSLLKNTDLSVTAIANEVGFSDAKGLIALIKRRKGCSPSQLRKK from the coding sequence ATGAAAACAACTAAAATAACGGTAGAATTGCTTTCTGGAACAACATTAGCTATACATCCGGATAATTATTATCGTCATCCATTATTATATAATGTTGTGCAATCAGGATATGTAATCGGTGGTTTAAAACATTCTGTTTCAAGAACAGGGCTTAACTCTTATGGATTATATGGAGTGACTAAAGGAGAAGTTGTTTTAAAAACAAAAAATAAAACGTATAAAGCACATGCTGGAGATACACTTTTTTTCTCACAGCAAGAGGATCATACCATTATTAATGGAGGTGATATACCTTATGAGGCATATTTTGTATATTTGTATGGACCAGAAGTAAAGGGTTTTTACGATAGTTTTCAATCTAAATTTGAATATATAATGACAGGATTCATTCCTCCTTCATTTGTTGATGCCGTACGACAAATTACAGATATGATAAGATCTGGAAATGAAAATATATATCTTATTTCTTCGCTTCTTTATAATATGCTGACTGAACTTTTGCAAAAATGCGATGTAAGTGACAAAAGTACCGGCATTACAAATGCAATTAAATATGTAATGGAACATTATAAAGAAAAAATAACATTGGATACACTTTCTTCAATGGCATATATGGATAAGTTTTATTTTATTAGACAATTTCACTCTCTTACAGGATTTACACCAAAAGAATATCAAAATGAACTTCGTTTGAACGAAGCAGTTAGTTTACTTAAAAATACTGACTTGTCGGTGACTGCAATTGCAAATGAAGTTGGTTTTTCTGATGCAAAAGGACTAATTGCCTTGATAAAAAGAAGAAAAGGCTGCTCTCCGTCACAACTGAGAAAAAAATAA